The Sesamum indicum cultivar Zhongzhi No. 13 linkage group LG6, S_indicum_v1.0, whole genome shotgun sequence genome has a segment encoding these proteins:
- the LOC105163281 gene encoding late embryogenesis abundant protein D-34-like translates to MSQGQPRRPQAGQEAVTYGDIFQVSGELASKPVAPKDAAAAQAAESIVLGQTQKGGPAAVMQSAADMNVRRGVLGPDDVTEATREHGVSISQDDVGGHRVITECVAGEVVGRYAVAGEEGPAAPPLSALNPISMTIGQALESVALSAGVKPVDESDAAAIQAVESRATGRNQVIPGGVASEAQSAAKHNARTMAEDKKIKLRDVLAGATWKLPDDRAVTKEDADAAVGAEIRNKADMSTYPGGVAESMVAAARLNQQQQ, encoded by the exons ATGAGTCAGGGACAACCCAGACGGCCGCAGGCCGGGCAAGAAGCCGTGACGTACGGGGACATTTTCCAGGTTTCCGGCGAACTAGCTTCGAAACCCGTCGCCCCGAAAGACGCTGCCGCCGCCCAGGCGGCTGAGAGTATTGTACTCGGCCAGACTCAGAAGGGCGGCCCAGCCGCCGTGATGCAATCAGCCGCAGATATGAATGTGAGACGGGGCGTCCTCGGGCCCGATGATGTTACCGAAGCCACCAGGGAGCACGGCGTTTCCATTTCTCAGGACGACGTTGGTGGCCACCGCGTTATCACAGAATGTGTTGCCGGAGAG GTTGTGGGAAGATATGCGGTGGCAGGCGAAGAGGGACCAGCAGCTCCACCGCTGTCAGCTTTGAATCCCATATCAATGACGATTGGACAAGCACTGGAGTCGGTGGCTCTTTCCGCCGGGGTCAAACCGGTGGACGAAAGCGACGCGGCAGCAATACAGGCTGTGGAGAGCCGAGCAACGGGCCGGAACCAAGTCATCCCCGGCGGTGTTGCATCAGAAGCTCAATCTGCTGCCAAACACAATGCTCGTACCATGGCTGAAGATAAAAAGATCAAGCTCCGCGACGTGTTGGCT GGTGCAACGTGGAAACTTCCGGACGACAGGGCGGTGACTAAGGAAGACGCCGACGCGGCTGTTGGCGCGGAGATAAGGAACAAAGCGGATATGAGCACGTATCCAGGAGGCGTGGCTGAGTCAATGGTTGCAGCGGCCAGGCTCAatcagcagcagcagtag
- the LOC110012152 gene encoding uncharacterized protein LOC110012152: MGESFVYCLRRKKVPSLPSNEGSPRAQEAQHHAAVRRCVVASSGERLPAKEAELRKVLELPFHSDADVSIDETSDSFRFTAATDDISGGVRADAVEIYPGVTKIVIRGNGVVDLSGTEFELDLWRFRLPASTLPELASASYEDGELVVTVPKGAAAEEDDDDGAEEDGDGDMGAGSRLVLVQ, from the exons ATGgg gGAAAGTTTTGTTTATTGTCTTCGGAGGAAAAAGGTGCCATCTTTGCCCTCAAATGAAGGTTCACCCCGTGCCCAGGAAGCGCAACATCACGCTGCAGTACGACGTTGCGTCGTTGCTAGCTCAGGCGAACGGCTGCCGGCAAAAGAAGCTGAGCTGAGGAAGGTTTTGGAGCTGCCGTTTCACTCGGACGCCGACGTTTCGATCGACGAAACCTCTGACTCCTTCAGATTCACCGCTGCCACCGATGATATCAGCGGTGGCGTCAGGGCCGATGCTGTCGAGATCTACCCTGGGGTTACTAAGATTGTTATAAGGGGAAACGGTGTTGTTGATTTGTCGGGAACTGAGTTTGAGCTCGATTTGTGGCGATTTCGGCTGCCGGCTTCCACACTGCCCGAGCTCGCCTCTGCCTCTTATGAAGACGGGGAGCTGGTGGTGACGGTGCCCAAAGGTGCGGCGGCTGAGGAAGACGACGACGACGGTGCTGAGGAGGATGGCGATGGGGATATGGGAGCTGGGAGTAGGCTTGTTCTTGTACAGTAA
- the LOC105163283 gene encoding uncharacterized protein LOC105163283, whose protein sequence is METLVVVAHHRNNHHYYGRNRGHGASKFESFGSPPSGNFRAINCRTFQSGEGLLPTPFTSCPPLTPVARKGFSTSLSYKTPSPSLYENQKISKKIAKSCTTPIPIKIKLPKDREFHLSERWAGPAYSNSPPPSSLPIPKFSMHPKRTVSLDFPTVASDIDLRPIAKSAPASPTRERSPSPSYLFDSADSATKTLRRILNLDITDE, encoded by the coding sequence ATGGAGACTTTAGTGGTTGTTGCTCATCATAGGAATAACCATCACTATTATGGTAGAAACCGGGGCCATGGTGCTTCGAAATTTGAGTCGTTTGGCTCACCTCCTTCGGGGAATTTTCGGGCCATTAATTGCAGGACATTTCAATCTGGAGAAGGTCTACTCCCCACCCCATTCACATCTTGCCCCCCCTTGACCCCTGTTGCTAGAAAGGGCTTTTCCACTTCACTTTCTTACAAGACCCCATCCCCATCTCTTTATGAGAACCAAAAGATCtcgaaaaaaattgcaaaaagcTGTACGACTCCCATACCAATTAAGATCAAGTTGCCTAAAGATAGAGAGTTCCATTTATCTGAGCGGTGGGCTGGACCTGCCTACTCGAATTCACCTCCTCCGAGTTCTTTGCCCATCCCCAAGTTCTCGATGCACCCTAAAAGAACTGTGTCCCTGGACTTCCCTACTGTGGCCTCTGATATAGATTTGCGTCCCATTGCAAAATCTGCCCCTGCTTCCCCAACCAGGGAGCGCAGCCCTTCTCCTAGTTATCTGTTTGACAGTGCTGATTCTGCTACTAAGACCCTTCGTCGCATCCTTAATCTTGATATTACTGATGAATGA
- the LOC105163284 gene encoding protein MARD1-like has product MLRNRSRAVSSKQAFMADHTSLLSPTKNPSSPISSFLGSPRFFNGFLAKTLSDAETSVMSPTSILDTKNSSSFVNPFAYESLLSKPPTPSPETNNSTNKPEPQAMGLALIDSIIQENDDGNCRNLSKPINRMVLFGSKLKVQIPAINPQSSLSPAESPKSPADFGIKTRNSQLLSPLTGSSPAKDFSRQLSLKEMELSEDYTCVISHGPNPRTTHIFDGCIVESCCGYDAKDSDHDKNREFTSFETDVSTSPSANFLSFCHNCKDILGQGKDIYMYRGEKAFCSHECRCQEILYEGMKNQELEDAF; this is encoded by the exons ATGCTGAGGAATAGATCAAGAGCAGTGAGCAGCAAACAAGCTTTCATGGCTGATCACACTTCCTTGCTTTCTCCCACCAAGAATCCCTCCTCACCAATTTCATCCTTCTTAGGCTCTCCAAGATTTTTCAATGGTTTTTTGGCAAAAACCCTGTCTGATGCAGAGACCAGCGTTATGAGTCCGACCTCCATTCTTGACACCAAGAACTCATCCAGTTTTGTGAACCCATTTGCCTATGAATCCCTCTTATCCAAGCCTCCAACCCCATCTCCTGAAACCAATAACTCAACGAACAAACCAGAGCCACAAGCCATGGGACTTGCCCTGATTGACTCCATCATTCAGGAAAATGATGATGGGAACTGTAGGAACTTGTCCAAACCAATCAACAGAATGGTTCTGTTTGGATCAAAGCTTAAGGTTCAGATTCCAGCCATCAATCCTCAATCTTCACTTTCTCCGGCAGAATCGCCGAAATCGCCGGCTGATTTCGGAATCAAGACTAGGAATTCTCAGCTGTTGAGCCCTTTAACTGGCAGCAGCCCGGCAAAGGATTTCAGCAGGCAGCTGTCTCTGAAAGAAATGGAGCTGTCTGAGGACTATACTTGCGTGATCTCTCATGGGCCTAATCCAAGAACCACTCACATATTCGATGGCTGCATTGTGGAGAGCTGCTGTGGCTATGATGCAAAGGATTCTGACCACGACAAGAACAGGGAATTTACTAGTTTTGAAACAGATGTTTCAACCTCTCCATCAGCAAATTTCCTCAGTTTTTGTCACAACTGCAAAGATATTCTTGGACAAGGAAAAGACATCTACATGTACAG GGGTGAGAAAGCCTTTTGTAGCCATGAATGCCGCTGCCAAGAAATCCTTTATGAAGGAATGAAGAATCAAGAACTGGAGGATGCTTTTTAG